One window of Atribacter laminatus genomic DNA carries:
- a CDS encoding TolC family protein, whose amino-acid sequence MFDGHQSRKQFKQLFLGSVLFLGLVILFTFGVFAEETNNPPLTLSEAVNIALENGNEMKKAQFDLQQNELNYKKTKADLLLAPSILSELSNETALLVAQRNYEITRSNQIQVVEEAYYNILKLQRSVVLAQENISRSQKQLENVKAKYSLGMVAQIDVISAEYELSKAQSDLLNAESNLQVAKMNLNQLLGKDLNAPVELASELVFNPSKIDLEKSIEYALEHRLEIKKAEDEVILKTKEVQVNTNDYTPVINQQLSQVGLQISLVNLENIKNNIQIELKQIFEAFNTAERAVPLQEKSLIRANEYLKIAEARYDAGVITSIELIDARNEAYQTENAYLQAVFDYNVAKSKFYNSLGMSLEERVKVFSDEGSGTVREKQDTEEEGETPTN is encoded by the coding sequence ATGTTTGATGGTCACCAATCAAGGAAGCAATTTAAACAATTATTTTTAGGAAGTGTACTTTTTTTAGGGCTGGTAATTTTGTTTACATTTGGAGTTTTTGCTGAAGAAACAAATAATCCACCACTTACCCTTTCTGAAGCAGTCAATATTGCATTAGAAAACGGAAACGAAATGAAAAAAGCACAATTTGATTTACAACAGAACGAATTAAATTATAAAAAAACGAAAGCGGATTTGCTTCTAGCTCCTTCTATTTTGAGTGAACTTTCTAATGAAACTGCATTATTAGTTGCCCAACGGAATTATGAAATTACTCGTTCCAATCAAATCCAGGTGGTCGAAGAAGCTTATTACAATATTCTCAAACTCCAACGGTCAGTAGTTTTAGCTCAAGAAAATATTAGTCGTTCTCAAAAACAATTAGAAAATGTAAAAGCTAAATATTCATTAGGAATGGTTGCCCAGATTGATGTGATCTCGGCAGAATATGAATTATCAAAAGCCCAATCAGACCTTTTAAATGCGGAAAGCAATTTACAAGTAGCCAAAATGAATTTGAATCAACTTTTGGGAAAAGATTTAAACGCTCCTGTAGAATTAGCGAGCGAATTGGTTTTTAATCCCTCAAAAATCGATTTGGAAAAAAGCATTGAATATGCCTTGGAGCATCGTCTTGAAATTAAAAAAGCCGAGGACGAAGTGATCCTAAAAACCAAAGAGGTTCAGGTTAATACCAATGATTACACGCCAGTTATCAACCAGCAGTTATCTCAAGTTGGATTACAGATTTCATTGGTTAATCTTGAAAATATTAAAAATAATATCCAAATTGAACTGAAACAAATCTTTGAGGCATTCAATACTGCTGAACGGGCTGTCCCGCTCCAGGAAAAAAGCTTAATCCGCGCTAATGAGTACCTGAAAATTGCTGAAGCGCGATATGATGCAGGGGTTATTACCAGTATTGAACTTATCGATGCTCGAAATGAAGCATATCAAACAGAAAACGCCTATTTACAAGCGGTATTTGATTATAATGTTGCAAAATCAAAGTTTTATAATTCTTTAGGAATGTCATTAGAAGAGCGGGTGAAGGTATTTTCTGATGAGGGATCAGGAACAGTTCGTGAAAAACAAGACACTGAAGAAGAGGGAGAAACGCCCACTAATTAA
- a CDS encoding asparagine synthase-related protein yields MAGIVGIYQGNQISLIEKLLPEIAYRGQSGKTLFQDDHCSLGMVWTDAQAPPLRSEKNKIIYEDQGGDGRLAKIILSKENIFLTRDFLGIAPLYYGWKDNEVLMFASEVKPLLKIVPEINELLPGYVFNGKDLVYQVKLPQQSALKDDPNQIAHKLYKILSEAVQNCISTQEIGSLLSGGLDSSAISAIARHDIKTFHTFAAGIATAPDLLYAREVAEHIGSIHHEMVVTQQDLIAILPEVIYHLESFDPLLVRSSATNYLVARLAAEYVPAVFSGEGGDELFAGYDYLKSIPTEKLPDELRDIMLRLHNTALQRVDRCASAFGIVAYVPFLHPDVVSFALSIPPQYKIKNQEEKWILRCALENELPNRVLHRKKAKFWEGAGVNEILASYAEEKIAASEYEKERILPNGWKLHSREEYLYYKIFKDCFGKVNRLDWMGRTKTYSEN; encoded by the coding sequence ATGGCAGGTATTGTCGGAATATATCAAGGAAATCAAATCTCTCTGATTGAAAAACTTTTACCAGAAATTGCTTATCGAGGTCAATCAGGGAAGACACTTTTCCAAGATGATCATTGTTCTCTCGGAATGGTATGGACTGATGCCCAGGCACCTCCCTTGCGATCGGAGAAAAATAAAATAATTTATGAAGACCAGGGTGGCGATGGTCGTTTAGCGAAAATAATCCTAAGCAAGGAAAATATCTTTCTAACTCGTGACTTCCTTGGAATTGCACCACTCTACTATGGTTGGAAAGATAATGAGGTTTTAATGTTCGCTTCAGAGGTAAAGCCTTTGTTAAAAATTGTACCGGAAATCAATGAGCTTTTGCCTGGATATGTATTTAATGGAAAAGACTTGGTTTACCAAGTGAAATTACCACAACAATCAGCCTTAAAAGACGACCCCAACCAGATTGCCCATAAGCTTTATAAAATATTATCGGAAGCGGTTCAAAACTGCATATCTACTCAGGAAATTGGATCTTTGTTATCGGGTGGTTTAGATTCCAGTGCCATATCAGCTATTGCCCGCCATGATATAAAAACATTTCATACTTTTGCCGCAGGGATAGCTACAGCTCCAGACCTTTTGTATGCTCGTGAGGTTGCGGAACATATCGGTTCCATTCACCACGAAATGGTTGTTACCCAACAAGATTTAATAGCAATATTACCAGAGGTTATCTATCATTTGGAATCCTTTGATCCGTTATTGGTTCGATCAAGTGCAACCAATTATTTAGTTGCCCGCTTAGCGGCTGAATATGTCCCTGCGGTTTTTTCCGGTGAAGGTGGGGATGAATTGTTTGCCGGTTATGATTATTTAAAATCAATTCCCACTGAAAAGTTGCCCGATGAATTAAGGGATATCATGCTTCGTCTTCACAATACAGCTTTGCAGAGGGTAGATCGTTGTGCTTCTGCCTTTGGTATTGTAGCCTATGTACCCTTTCTTCACCCCGATGTTGTCAGTTTCGCTTTAAGCATCCCTCCTCAGTATAAAATAAAGAATCAAGAAGAGAAGTGGATTTTGCGATGCGCATTGGAAAATGAACTCCCAAATCGAGTTCTTCATAGAAAGAAAGCCAAATTTTGGGAGGGAGCTGGAGTCAATGAAATTTTAGCTTCCTATGCGGAAGAGAAAATTGCAGCATCAGAATATGAAAAAGAGCGTATTCTCCCGAATGGATGGAAACTGCATTCTCGGGAAGAATATCTTTATTATAAAATTTTTAAAGATTGTTTTGGCAAAGTAAATCGTCTTGACTGGATGGGCCGGACGAAAACCTATTCAGAAAATTAA
- a CDS encoding IS481 family transposase: MPWTEVHKVDLRQELIYRYLNKEKVTDLCREYGISRKTAYKFIHRFQAFGLDGLKDQSRRPHHLAGQTDALTEQMILDTKFKHPSWGAKKLKPALERQYPDIVFPAISTISAILSRHGLVRSHPRRLRRSVPTSQLRTSHEPNEIWCVDFKGQFRTQDRKYCYPLTITDHYSRYLLACEALSSPSIQESLPVFKECFSTYGLPQVIRSDNGSPFASLHSPFGLTQLSVWLVKLGIILERIDPGHPEQNSRHERMHRTLKEEACQKPATNLFTQQDRFETFKTIYNTVRPHEAINQETPASWYHKSDRPYPKTLSDCEYPHHTLTRKVDSSGRISLYGNRLIRISKVFAGELLGFKDYTHSWLVSFSTYDIGIIDKKTLTFESTEIQDD; this comes from the coding sequence ATGCCATGGACGGAGGTACACAAAGTGGATCTCAGACAAGAATTGATTTATCGTTATCTCAACAAGGAAAAGGTGACAGATTTGTGTCGAGAATATGGAATCTCTCGAAAAACCGCCTATAAGTTTATTCATCGTTTTCAAGCCTTTGGTTTGGATGGACTTAAAGATCAATCCCGACGTCCTCATCACCTGGCGGGTCAAACTGATGCCCTGACCGAGCAAATGATTCTGGATACCAAATTCAAGCATCCCAGTTGGGGAGCTAAAAAGCTCAAGCCCGCCTTGGAAAGACAGTATCCCGATATTGTCTTTCCAGCAATCAGTACCATCAGTGCCATCTTATCTCGCCATGGACTGGTGAGATCACACCCTCGTCGATTGAGAAGAAGTGTGCCAACCAGTCAACTTCGAACCAGCCATGAACCCAATGAGATCTGGTGTGTCGACTTTAAAGGACAATTTCGAACCCAAGATCGGAAATACTGTTATCCTTTAACCATCACCGATCACTATAGCCGGTATCTCCTTGCCTGTGAAGCTCTTTCCTCTCCCAGCATTCAAGAATCCCTTCCGGTCTTCAAAGAGTGCTTTTCCACATATGGTCTTCCCCAGGTGATCCGCAGTGATAACGGGAGTCCCTTTGCTTCTCTTCACTCTCCCTTTGGACTCACTCAACTCTCGGTGTGGTTAGTGAAACTCGGCATCATCTTAGAGCGCATTGATCCGGGACATCCAGAACAAAATAGCCGTCATGAACGGATGCACCGCACCTTAAAAGAAGAGGCCTGTCAAAAACCAGCCACCAATCTTTTCACCCAACAAGACCGCTTTGAAACCTTTAAAACCATCTATAACACCGTACGACCCCATGAAGCAATCAACCAAGAAACCCCAGCTTCCTGGTACCACAAAAGTGACCGGCCCTATCCAAAAACCTTAAGTGATTGTGAATATCCTCATCATACGCTCACTCGTAAAGTCGATTCCTCAGGACGGATTTCTCTTTATGGCAACCGTCTGATCAGAATCAGTAAAGTCTTTGCTGGTGAACTTCTCGGATTCAAAGACTATACTCATTCCTGGTTAGTTAGTTTCTCTACCTATGATATTGGTATAATTGATAAAAAGACCCTTACTTTTGAATCAACGGAGATTCAAGATGATTAA
- the corA gene encoding magnesium/cobalt transporter CorA, with protein MTNTDSKKNEFGNFLQDDEDHVDSNDKERKLFHIFKYNDNQYQEIQTEFIDDVINLRDSQSITWINVDGICQENILSKIGSIFGIHHLVLEDILDTTQRPKVEDYENYLYIVVKMVYSQSQLNEIISEQVSLILGDKFVISFQEEKKGDVFEEIRNRIRLGKGRLRKAGADYLIYALLDAIVDNYFLMVEQIGDQLEELEDELVDHSSSKILPRIHFLKRNMIYFRTSIWPMREVIGSLERREFPFIEKATVVYLRDIYDHITQLIDTIETDRELISSMIDIYLSSINNRLNEVMKVLTMIATIFMPLSFIAGIYGMNFRFMPELYWKWGYPITLFAMGGIALIMIFFFKKKKWL; from the coding sequence ATGACCAATACCGATAGCAAGAAGAATGAGTTCGGTAATTTTCTACAAGATGATGAAGATCATGTTGATTCAAATGATAAAGAAAGAAAGTTATTTCATATATTTAAATATAACGATAATCAATATCAAGAGATACAAACTGAGTTTATCGATGATGTAATCAATTTGAGAGACAGTCAGTCGATAACCTGGATTAATGTTGATGGTATCTGTCAGGAAAATATATTATCCAAAATAGGATCGATATTTGGCATTCACCATCTCGTTTTAGAAGATATTCTCGATACTACCCAACGCCCAAAAGTCGAAGATTATGAAAATTATCTCTATATTGTTGTAAAAATGGTATATAGCCAGAGTCAGTTAAATGAAATCATCTCAGAACAGGTCAGTCTTATATTAGGAGACAAATTTGTTATCTCTTTTCAGGAAGAAAAAAAAGGAGATGTTTTCGAAGAAATAAGGAATCGCATTCGTCTCGGTAAAGGTCGGTTGAGAAAAGCAGGAGCCGATTATTTGATTTATGCTCTGCTGGATGCGATCGTCGATAATTATTTTCTTATGGTGGAACAAATTGGGGATCAATTAGAAGAATTAGAAGATGAACTGGTTGATCATTCTTCTTCAAAAATTTTACCGAGGATTCATTTTCTAAAAAGGAATATGATATATTTTCGAACCTCTATTTGGCCCATGCGGGAAGTGATTGGTTCTTTAGAAAGACGCGAGTTTCCTTTTATTGAAAAAGCCACCGTTGTGTATTTACGGGACATCTATGACCATATTACTCAACTTATCGATACCATTGAAACTGATCGAGAATTAATTTCCAGCATGATCGATATTTACCTCTCGAGTATCAATAATCGTTTAAATGAGGTGATGAAAGTTCTAACCATGATTGCTACCATTTTTATGCCCCTTTCTTTTATTGCAGGAATCTATGGTATGAATTTTCGTTTTATGCCTGAATTGTATTGGAAATGGGGATATCCAATCACCTTGTTCGCCATGGGAGGAATAGCGTTGATTATGATATTTTTCTTTAAAAAAAAGAAATGGTTATGA
- a CDS encoding methyltransferase domain-containing protein, whose product MKKSLGPVVNLEEHVYPDWWRRIFNSIYLKTDADIVEDKEITRKEVDLFTEAVSLSPDDKILDLCCGQGRHSIELARRNVRNIYALDRSHYLIQKAKIQTKKEGLCIQFREGDARKLPYSSDFFDVVLILGNSFGYFETVQDDMKILKEIFRVLKPWGRLLIDVADGEFLAAHYEPRSWEWIDKKYFVCRERSLSADGHRLISREIVNHVDRGVIVDQFYGERLYTEDELGQLLKNTGYNNVVFHGKLLSHSQRNQDLGMMQQRIIVSSRVKKPWTTIKKKLPPSIRRVAVVFGDPGKPDILKPSSVFDDDDFYTIDQLKSALKELREYSFIYLDNHQKLINDLISQKGKIDLVFNLCDEGFNNDPRKELHIPSFLEMMGIPYTGSGPQCLAYCYDKSLVRGMAREMNIPVPKAYFIKPEDTIFDLMINFPVIVKPNFGDASFGITQKSVAYKIEELMNAISDIRSQFGYDKPILVEEFITGSDLSLGIIGNSPESYMVLPLLEEDYSELPAELPKICGYEAKWLPGSPYWKIKSIKAKIPEETKKFIIGSSLKLFVRLECRDYVRFDWRLDDQGNPRLLEVNPNPGWCWDGHLAKMAKLAGISYAELLESILKAADIRLGFRTINGIKKTYNNEHQTTDQEILIK is encoded by the coding sequence ATGAAAAAATCTTTAGGACCGGTTGTGAATTTAGAGGAGCACGTTTACCCTGATTGGTGGCGAAGAATATTTAATTCAATTTATTTAAAAACCGATGCCGATATTGTCGAAGACAAGGAAATAACCCGCAAAGAGGTTGATTTATTTACCGAAGCTGTTTCACTATCTCCCGATGACAAAATATTAGATCTTTGTTGTGGTCAGGGAAGGCACTCTATAGAGCTGGCACGACGAAACGTGAGAAATATCTATGCGTTAGACCGTTCTCATTACTTAATACAGAAAGCTAAAATTCAGACAAAAAAAGAAGGTTTATGTATCCAGTTTCGAGAAGGAGATGCGAGAAAACTTCCCTATTCAAGCGATTTTTTTGATGTGGTTCTTATATTAGGTAATAGTTTTGGATATTTTGAAACTGTTCAAGATGATATGAAAATATTAAAAGAAATTTTCCGGGTTTTGAAGCCTTGGGGACGATTGTTAATTGATGTCGCCGATGGTGAGTTTTTAGCTGCCCATTATGAGCCCCGGTCATGGGAATGGATTGACAAAAAATATTTTGTTTGTCGAGAACGATCCCTTTCGGCTGATGGACATCGACTGATATCTCGAGAAATAGTCAATCATGTGGATCGAGGAGTCATAGTTGACCAATTTTATGGAGAAAGACTCTATACAGAAGATGAACTTGGCCAACTCCTAAAAAATACTGGTTATAATAATGTTGTTTTTCATGGAAAGTTATTATCACATTCCCAAAGAAACCAAGATTTAGGCATGATGCAACAAAGAATTATCGTCAGTTCTCGAGTAAAAAAACCATGGACTACAATTAAAAAAAAGCTGCCACCAAGCATTCGACGAGTTGCTGTTGTATTCGGTGATCCAGGAAAGCCTGACATTTTAAAACCATCCTCAGTTTTTGATGATGATGATTTTTATACCATAGATCAATTAAAATCTGCTTTAAAAGAATTAAGAGAATATAGCTTTATTTATTTGGATAATCATCAAAAATTGATAAATGATCTCATTTCCCAAAAGGGGAAAATTGACTTGGTTTTTAACTTGTGTGATGAGGGTTTTAACAATGATCCTCGAAAGGAATTGCATATCCCATCTTTCTTAGAAATGATGGGAATTCCGTATACCGGATCCGGACCTCAGTGTTTAGCCTATTGTTATGATAAATCATTGGTAAGAGGAATGGCTCGGGAAATGAACATTCCGGTTCCAAAAGCCTATTTTATTAAACCGGAAGACACCATATTTGATCTCATGATAAATTTTCCAGTCATAGTAAAGCCAAATTTTGGTGATGCCAGTTTTGGAATCACTCAAAAAAGTGTTGCTTATAAAATTGAAGAATTGATGAATGCTATATCCGATATCCGTAGCCAATTTGGTTATGATAAACCAATTTTAGTTGAAGAATTTATAACTGGTTCAGATCTTAGCCTGGGAATTATTGGAAATTCCCCCGAATCGTATATGGTACTTCCATTGTTGGAAGAAGATTACTCAGAACTACCGGCGGAATTACCAAAAATTTGTGGATACGAAGCAAAGTGGCTTCCTGGCTCGCCCTATTGGAAAATTAAGTCAATTAAAGCTAAAATACCTGAAGAGACTAAGAAATTTATCATAGGAAGTTCGTTGAAACTTTTTGTGAGACTGGAATGTCGAGATTATGTTCGTTTTGATTGGCGTTTGGATGATCAAGGGAATCCGCGACTATTAGAAGTGAACCCTAACCCTGGTTGGTGTTGGGACGGGCATTTAGCTAAAATGGCAAAATTGGCTGGAATATCATATGCTGAATTGTTAGAATCAATATTAAAAGCTGCTGACATTCGCTTAGGTTTTCGGACTATAAATGGGATAAAGAAAACATACAATAATGAACATCAAACAACTGATCAAGAAATTCTTATAAAATAA
- a CDS encoding aldo/keto reductase — MRTRRLGKTDLELTVIGFGSWAIGGGGWRHAWGPQDDSESIKAIKNALDLGINWIDTAAIYGLGHSEEIVGKAIKDFPKKPIIATKCGLVWDEMKNISNRLKRESIKAEVEASLRRLEIDTIDLYQIHWPIPDEDIEEGWETMAQLVKEGKVRYIGVSNFNISQMKRAQSIYPVASLQPPYSMLKRDVEENTLPYCSQNSIGVVVYSPMQKGLLTGKMTRERISRFPTDDHRRNDLEFNEPLVSYNLEFVNQLIPIAKKHNKTLAQLAIAWVLRRPEVTSAIVGARRPDQIAETALAGDWTLPHEDIDTIEDLLYQRKQKAMNK, encoded by the coding sequence ATGAGGACTCGTCGATTAGGGAAAACCGATCTCGAACTAACGGTGATTGGATTTGGATCTTGGGCAATTGGTGGTGGAGGATGGAGACACGCCTGGGGCCCTCAAGATGACTCTGAGTCTATTAAAGCCATAAAGAATGCTTTGGATCTCGGGATAAATTGGATTGATACCGCTGCAATTTATGGTCTTGGTCATTCAGAAGAGATTGTTGGGAAAGCTATCAAGGATTTTCCCAAAAAACCAATCATAGCAACAAAATGTGGTTTAGTATGGGATGAAATGAAAAATATTTCTAACCGACTTAAAAGAGAAAGCATTAAAGCTGAGGTTGAAGCAAGTTTGAGGAGATTAGAAATCGATACCATTGATCTCTATCAAATTCACTGGCCGATCCCCGATGAAGATATCGAGGAAGGTTGGGAAACAATGGCTCAATTGGTAAAGGAAGGGAAAGTGAGATATATTGGGGTATCGAATTTTAATATATCCCAAATGAAACGAGCCCAATCAATTTATCCAGTTGCTTCGCTGCAACCTCCTTACAGTATGCTGAAAAGAGATGTAGAAGAAAACACCCTCCCCTACTGTAGCCAAAATTCTATTGGCGTTGTTGTTTATAGTCCAATGCAAAAAGGATTACTGACCGGCAAAATGACTCGGGAACGGATATCACGTTTTCCGACTGACGATCACCGAAGAAACGATCTCGAGTTTAATGAGCCATTGGTTAGCTATAATCTCGAATTCGTTAATCAACTGATTCCAATAGCTAAAAAACATAATAAAACTCTTGCGCAATTGGCAATTGCTTGGGTTTTGAGGCGTCCTGAAGTAACCTCAGCAATTGTGGGAGCTCGACGTCCGGATCAAATAGCTGAAACAGCTTTAGCGGGAGATTGGACACTTCCTCACGAGGATATCGATACTATTGAGGATTTACTTTATCAGCGAAAACAAAAAGCAATGAACAAATAA
- a CDS encoding uroporphyrinogen decarboxylase family protein, with protein sequence MTKKERVNHAIHHRRSDRLPHQIDFTWRMKKEFLSHFQIQEKELPELLGNHFLYIDTHKKVKLDEEKGTDYDVFGVGWDLVKSEGYLPCFHPLTDWNNFHSFQFPDPQNPILYQDFFPLQDGQKKEYFILSTQGWVLMERAWLLRGFENFMIDLIDNRTELERLLDLITDYQIEVLRHLIQLGVDGIYTGDDYGTQRGLLIARKTWQDLLKPRLRRIWDVAKKEGIPVFHHSCGNVLDILDDMVEIGLNVLIPVQPQAMDIQLLQNRFGDHLTFMGGISTQKTLPFGTPTDVQSEVRKCIEVLGSKNNYVISASHEIGSDCPMNNLIAFFHEMKKTNGSDIPLLEKL encoded by the coding sequence TTGACCAAAAAAGAAAGAGTCAATCATGCTATCCATCACCGAAGAAGCGATCGTCTTCCTCACCAAATCGATTTTACCTGGAGAATGAAAAAAGAATTTCTCAGCCATTTTCAAATCCAGGAGAAAGAGCTACCAGAGCTTTTAGGAAACCATTTTCTCTATATTGATACCCATAAAAAAGTAAAATTAGACGAAGAAAAGGGGACTGATTATGATGTTTTTGGAGTTGGGTGGGATCTTGTTAAATCGGAAGGGTATCTCCCTTGTTTTCATCCGTTAACTGATTGGAATAACTTTCATTCCTTTCAATTCCCCGATCCCCAGAATCCAATTCTATATCAGGATTTCTTTCCCCTTCAGGATGGGCAGAAAAAAGAATACTTTATTCTCTCAACTCAGGGTTGGGTTCTTATGGAAAGAGCCTGGCTATTGAGAGGTTTTGAGAATTTCATGATTGACCTTATTGATAATCGAACCGAATTAGAAAGACTTTTGGATCTCATCACTGATTACCAAATTGAGGTTCTTCGTCATTTGATCCAACTGGGCGTAGATGGAATCTATACTGGGGATGATTATGGAACTCAACGGGGTTTATTGATTGCCCGAAAAACCTGGCAAGACCTTCTTAAACCAAGGTTGAGAAGAATTTGGGATGTCGCCAAAAAAGAGGGGATACCGGTTTTCCATCACTCCTGTGGAAATGTCTTGGATATTTTGGATGATATGGTTGAAATTGGACTCAACGTTCTTATACCAGTCCAGCCACAAGCCATGGATATTCAACTTCTTCAGAACCGTTTTGGCGATCATCTCACTTTTATGGGAGGGATAAGTACCCAAAAAACCTTACCTTTTGGTACCCCTACCGACGTTCAATCGGAAGTAAGAAAATGTATTGAAGTTTTAGGGTCAAAAAATAATTATGTAATTTCAGCTTCTCACGAAATTGGATCGGATTGCCCAATGAATAATTTAATCGCTTTCTTTCATGAAATGAAAAAAACCAATGGGAGTGATATCCCATTACTGGAAAAATTATAA
- a CDS encoding ROK family protein, giving the protein MAYSIGIDLGGTKIAGVLVNEQLDILAYEKIPVEPKRRVEKVLNDIVSLTQLLQKKLKNQNELVGMGIACPGLVDIDHGIMVYSENLNWRNVPVVQILSEKLNHPFYLEHDVRSGAIAEVFFGAGKEYQNLVYVSVGTGISGTLIWERQFIRGARGISAELGHIIVEPGGPLCRCGNAGCLEALSSGSAMEREAYHLTKKPVSGATIMQKAQENISPFTNIVHQAAYYFGIGLANIAQIFDPEAIILGGGVSESGDFWLKLVESYYVKHQFWSFSLPDLKLGAFKGKASVMGAAGLPFLKKEGLL; this is encoded by the coding sequence TTGGCGTACTCAATTGGAATAGATTTAGGAGGAACTAAAATAGCTGGAGTATTAGTAAATGAACAACTGGATATTCTTGCCTACGAAAAAATACCAGTAGAACCAAAGAGACGGGTAGAAAAAGTCTTAAACGATATTGTTTCTTTAACACAATTACTTCAGAAAAAATTGAAAAACCAGAATGAGTTAGTTGGAATGGGAATTGCTTGTCCAGGATTGGTTGATATAGACCATGGCATTATGGTTTATTCAGAAAATCTCAACTGGCGAAACGTTCCGGTAGTTCAGATCCTTTCTGAGAAACTCAATCACCCGTTTTACTTAGAACATGATGTCCGGAGCGGTGCCATCGCTGAAGTATTTTTCGGAGCCGGGAAAGAATACCAGAATTTGGTCTATGTAAGTGTTGGTACTGGAATTTCTGGAACATTAATCTGGGAAAGGCAATTCATTCGTGGCGCAAGAGGCATTTCAGCCGAATTAGGCCACATTATTGTTGAACCTGGTGGGCCTCTTTGTCGATGCGGCAATGCCGGCTGTCTCGAGGCTCTCTCTTCGGGAAGTGCCATGGAAAGAGAAGCTTATCATTTGACTAAAAAACCGGTGAGCGGTGCTACCATTATGCAAAAAGCTCAGGAAAATATTTCCCCTTTTACCAATATCGTTCATCAAGCTGCTTATTATTTTGGAATTGGTTTGGCAAATATTGCTCAAATCTTTGACCCAGAAGCCATCATTTTAGGAGGTGGGGTTTCCGAGTCTGGTGATTTCTGGCTCAAGCTTGTTGAATCTTATTATGTTAAACATCAATTTTGGTCGTTTTCTCTTCCTGATTTGAAACTTGGGGCTTTCAAAGGAAAAGCGAGTGTTATGGGAGCAGCTGGGCTCCCATTTCTGAAAAAGGAGGGCTTACTTTGA
- the nagA gene encoding N-acetylglucosamine-6-phosphate deacetylase produces the protein MSRISIFGNIVTPQLVIENSTLLIEDNRIARIIELKEPEPEVDTKYDFSGKYIYPGLIDLHLHGALGQDATDGDSNGLEEIAKHFATCGVTGFLATTVSESYSRLKKAIKTVSIFKKDHITAAQILGIHLEGPYLSEGRRGAHNLKNLRMPDPLEMEEFLNIDPGLIKRVTLAPELPGSLELIEFLSKQGVCVSLGHSQADQETCNLAYRKGARLVTHLFNGMDPLNHRKPNLLSFALGFDDITVELIADMIHVHPDIIKIAFKCKDEDHFIAVSDAVRPTGFKDGEYEFGGELMIVENGIARMKSTMSLAGSTSPLNHCLANLRAHFQISHPRLAKIGSFIPAQLIGMDHQIGSLEINKNADIAIFDDELNCHATFINGEQIFN, from the coding sequence ATGAGTCGAATTAGTATTTTTGGGAATATTGTTACCCCTCAACTGGTAATTGAAAATTCAACCCTCCTCATTGAAGATAATCGAATCGCAAGGATAATTGAATTAAAAGAACCAGAGCCAGAAGTTGATACCAAATATGATTTTTCAGGTAAATATATTTATCCTGGTTTGATTGACCTTCATCTCCATGGTGCCTTAGGCCAAGATGCTACCGATGGCGATTCCAATGGCTTAGAAGAAATTGCCAAACATTTTGCAACCTGTGGTGTGACAGGTTTTTTAGCTACAACAGTCTCTGAAAGCTACTCCCGTCTAAAAAAAGCCATTAAAACAGTCTCAATATTTAAAAAAGATCATATCACTGCTGCTCAAATTTTGGGTATCCATTTAGAGGGACCATATTTGTCTGAAGGACGAAGAGGTGCACATAATCTAAAAAACCTAAGAATGCCAGATCCTTTAGAGATGGAAGAATTTTTAAATATCGATCCTGGTTTGATTAAAAGAGTTACCTTGGCCCCAGAACTTCCAGGGAGTTTAGAGCTCATAGAATTTTTAAGTAAACAAGGTGTTTGTGTATCTTTAGGGCACAGTCAAGCCGATCAGGAAACCTGTAATTTGGCTTATCGGAAAGGAGCACGCTTAGTAACTCATTTATTTAACGGTATGGATCCACTGAATCACCGAAAGCCTAATTTACTTTCTTTTGCCCTTGGTTTTGATGATATTACTGTTGAACTCATTGCTGATATGATTCACGTTCATCCGGATATCATTAAAATCGCCTTCAAATGTAAAGACGAAGATCACTTTATAGCGGTAAGCGATGCGGTTAGACCAACTGGCTTTAAGGATGGTGAATATGAATTTGGTGGGGAATTGATGATAGTTGAGAATGGAATAGCTCGAATGAAATCAACCATGAGTTTAGCCGGCAGTACCTCTCCCCTCAACCATTGCCTTGCCAATTTACGAGCACATTTTCAAATTTCTCATCCACGATTAGCTAAAATTGGGAGCTTTATTCCAGCTCAACTTATTGGGATGGATCACCAAATAGGAAGCCTTGAAATCAATAAAAATGCCGATATTGCAATTTTTGATGACGAATTGAATTGCCATGCTACCTTTATTAATGGCGAGCAGATTTTTAATTAA